The following coding sequences lie in one Arthrobacter sp. SLBN-122 genomic window:
- a CDS encoding D-alanine--D-alanine ligase family protein, with translation MSHDTPTTAETANARKPRVAVLFGGRSSEHAVSCVTAAGVLGAINKDKYEVIPIGIAKTGQWVLAPADTAQWSLAASSLPEVVPSPQTVTLAEIGGEHQLIVAAPNEVPQELGAVDVVFPLLHGPFGEDGTIQGLLELSDTRYVGAGVLASAVGMDKHYMKVVFEAAGLRVGPYVAVTDRQWRRDPESVRKQVDRLGFPVFVKPARAGSSMGISKVDSLEDLDAAIEEARRHDLKLVIEAGIVGREIECAVLEGRGTDAPRTSMPGEISVAGGTHEFYDFNAKYVEDDAASLSCPAEIPAEAIARVRELAAAAFDAVGAEGLSRVDFFYTPEGELIINEINTMPGFTPKSMYPQMWAASGLGYADLIDELIHLALNRRTGLR, from the coding sequence ATGTCCCACGACACACCCACCACAGCTGAAACGGCCAACGCCAGGAAACCGCGGGTAGCAGTGCTTTTCGGCGGCCGCTCCAGCGAGCACGCCGTCAGCTGCGTCACCGCAGCAGGCGTGCTGGGCGCGATCAACAAGGACAAGTACGAGGTGATCCCCATCGGGATCGCCAAGACCGGCCAGTGGGTTCTCGCCCCGGCCGACACCGCACAGTGGTCCCTCGCGGCATCATCGCTCCCTGAAGTCGTGCCCTCGCCGCAGACAGTCACCCTGGCCGAGATCGGCGGCGAACACCAGCTGATCGTGGCCGCACCCAATGAAGTACCCCAGGAACTGGGCGCCGTCGACGTCGTCTTTCCGCTGCTGCACGGACCCTTCGGCGAGGACGGCACCATCCAGGGCCTCCTCGAACTTTCGGACACGCGCTACGTCGGCGCCGGAGTGCTTGCATCCGCCGTCGGCATGGACAAGCACTACATGAAGGTGGTATTCGAAGCCGCCGGGCTCCGCGTGGGACCCTACGTGGCCGTCACCGACAGGCAGTGGCGCAGGGACCCCGAATCTGTCCGGAAACAGGTGGACCGCCTGGGGTTCCCCGTCTTCGTCAAGCCGGCCCGTGCAGGCTCGTCGATGGGTATCTCCAAGGTTGATTCCCTGGAGGACCTGGACGCCGCCATCGAAGAAGCTCGCCGCCATGACCTGAAGCTGGTGATTGAAGCCGGAATCGTCGGCCGCGAAATCGAATGCGCAGTCCTGGAAGGCAGAGGCACCGATGCGCCGCGGACCTCAATGCCCGGGGAAATCTCCGTAGCCGGCGGAACCCACGAGTTCTACGACTTCAACGCCAAGTACGTCGAGGATGATGCCGCCTCCCTGAGCTGCCCGGCAGAGATCCCGGCAGAGGCTATTGCCCGGGTCCGTGAACTCGCTGCCGCCGCCTTTGACGCGGTGGGAGCCGAGGGCCTGAGCCGCGTTGACTTCTTCTACACGCCCGAGGGCGAACTGATCATCAACGAGATCAACACGATGCCCGGCTTCACGCCCAAGAGCATGTACCCGCAAATGTGGGCAGCATCCGGACTGGGCTATGCCGACCTGATCGATGAACTCATCCACTTGGCCCTTAACCGCAGGACCGGCCTGCGCTGA
- a CDS encoding NAD(P)H-dependent glycerol-3-phosphate dehydrogenase, whose protein sequence is MTADARPGAARTVAVLGAGSWGTTFAKVLADAALATGAPRAIRLWGRRAEVVEEINSSHRNSDYLKDIVLPESITASTDVRAVLAGAELVVVAVPAQSLRPQLREWKDMIAPGAVVVSLMKGLELGTDARMSEVIGQELDLPLERIAVVSGPNLAMEIARQEPTASVVACTDSATAGWLARTCTAPYFRPYTTSDVVGVEIGGIVKNVIALAVGICEGKQMGDNTKASVITRGLAETSRLALALGGEAKTMAGLAGLGDLVATCSSALSRNHTAGRLLGQGLTLEEVGRKMTQTAEGIKSGQAVHELAGKLGVEMPITAAVVAVLAGKLSVDQLGPVLLSRELKPEGDY, encoded by the coding sequence GTGACCGCTGACGCGAGGCCGGGGGCGGCCCGCACCGTTGCCGTCCTGGGAGCGGGGTCGTGGGGGACGACCTTTGCGAAGGTCCTGGCCGACGCCGCCCTTGCCACCGGCGCGCCGCGTGCCATCAGGCTGTGGGGCAGGCGCGCTGAAGTGGTGGAGGAGATCAACAGCAGCCACCGCAACAGCGACTACCTCAAGGACATTGTCCTGCCGGAAAGCATCACTGCGTCCACGGACGTCCGCGCGGTCCTGGCAGGCGCCGAGCTCGTGGTCGTGGCTGTTCCGGCCCAGTCCCTCCGTCCGCAGCTGCGGGAATGGAAGGACATGATTGCACCCGGAGCTGTTGTAGTCTCCCTGATGAAGGGCCTGGAACTGGGCACGGATGCCCGGATGAGCGAAGTCATTGGGCAGGAGCTGGACCTGCCGCTGGAACGCATTGCGGTTGTCTCCGGACCCAACCTCGCCATGGAAATCGCACGGCAGGAACCCACGGCATCGGTGGTGGCGTGTACGGACTCCGCCACTGCCGGCTGGCTCGCAAGGACCTGCACCGCTCCCTACTTCCGGCCCTACACCACGTCCGATGTGGTCGGCGTCGAAATCGGCGGCATCGTCAAGAACGTGATCGCGCTGGCAGTGGGCATCTGTGAGGGCAAGCAGATGGGGGACAACACCAAGGCATCGGTGATTACCCGCGGACTCGCCGAAACGTCCCGCCTCGCCCTGGCACTGGGCGGCGAAGCCAAGACCATGGCCGGCCTCGCCGGGCTGGGCGACCTCGTGGCAACCTGCTCGTCCGCGCTGTCCCGGAACCACACGGCCGGGAGGCTGCTGGGCCAGGGCCTGACCCTGGAGGAGGTGGGCCGAAAGATGACCCAGACCGCCGAAGGCATCAAATCCGGCCAGGCCGTCCATGAACTCGCCGGCAAGCTCGGCGTCGAAATGCCCATCACTGCCGCCGTCGTCGCGGTACTGGCAGGCAAGCTGTCCGTTGACCAACTGGGGCCTGTTCTGCTGTCCCGGGAATTGAAACCTGAAGGCGATTACTGA
- a CDS encoding lysophospholipid acyltransferase family protein: MKESAKSRVTFAIVAGIVRPVMNLLMNKKWEGLEKLPAGGFIAAPNHCTEIDPLVIGHMLYNQQRMPRFLAKGSLFKVPVLRSVLRNTKQIPVERSTAGANRSLQVAKEVVDEGGAIIIYPEGTLTRDPDLWPMKGHTGAARMALESGIPVVPMAHWGAHEVFPRYAKRFHVFPRKTSHVLVGDPVDLSAFAGRPLDRATLTEATNVIMDAITGLLAGLRGEQPPAERWDPAAHNQTNHGRFVERGRQPGSGTEAP, translated from the coding sequence GTGAAGGAATCGGCCAAGAGCAGGGTTACTTTTGCCATCGTCGCCGGGATCGTCCGGCCGGTGATGAACCTGCTGATGAACAAGAAGTGGGAAGGCCTGGAGAAGCTCCCGGCCGGCGGCTTTATCGCTGCGCCGAACCACTGCACCGAGATCGACCCGCTGGTGATCGGGCACATGCTCTACAACCAGCAGCGCATGCCGCGGTTTCTGGCCAAGGGCAGCCTGTTCAAGGTCCCGGTCCTTCGCTCGGTGCTGCGCAACACCAAGCAGATTCCGGTGGAACGTTCGACGGCGGGCGCCAACCGTTCACTGCAGGTCGCCAAGGAAGTCGTGGACGAAGGCGGCGCCATCATCATTTATCCCGAGGGAACGCTGACACGGGACCCGGACCTGTGGCCCATGAAGGGCCACACCGGCGCGGCCCGGATGGCGCTGGAGAGTGGTATCCCGGTGGTCCCGATGGCCCATTGGGGAGCGCACGAAGTCTTCCCTCGTTACGCCAAACGGTTCCACGTGTTTCCCCGGAAGACCTCGCACGTGCTCGTGGGGGATCCGGTGGACCTCAGCGCCTTCGCCGGGCGGCCGCTGGACCGGGCAACGCTGACCGAAGCGACGAATGTGATCATGGACGCCATCACCGGTCTCCTTGCCGGCCTTCGCGGTGAGCAGCCTCCCGCCGAACGCTGGGACCCTGCAGCGCATAACCAAACCAATCATGGACGGTTCGTTGAACGCGGACGGCAGCCGGGATCCGGAACGGAAGCTCCGTGA
- the murA gene encoding UDP-N-acetylglucosamine 1-carboxyvinyltransferase yields MSSVLTIRGGVPLTGRVSVRGAKNLVPKAMVAALLGNEPSVLRNVPEIKDVEVVTSLLQLHGVTVEKDPVNGDLTLDPKAAKTAPSTAIDAHAGDSRIPILLCGPLIHAIGEAFIPDLGGCKIGDRPIDYHLDVLRQFGAVVEKRPGGIHISAPKGLHGAKISLPYPSVGATEQVLLSATRAEGITELSGAATEPEIIDLIAVLQKMGAIISVQTDRTIRIEGVRDLGGYNHRALSDRNESASWASAALVTRGDIFVEGASQRDMMTFLNTYRKVGGGMDIGEDGIRFYHKGGKLNPLVLETDVHPGFMTDWQQPLVVALTQAEGVSIVHETVYENRFGFTDALIRMGASIQVHRECLGSVPCRFGQRNFLHSAVISGPTQLKGTDIDVPDLRGGFSHLIAALAAAGTSRVTGIDIINRGYERFTEKLAGLGADFDITTTK; encoded by the coding sequence ATGAGTAGTGTTCTGACAATCCGCGGCGGTGTCCCGCTTACTGGCCGCGTCAGCGTCCGCGGGGCAAAGAATCTTGTTCCCAAGGCCATGGTGGCGGCGTTGCTGGGCAACGAACCCTCGGTGTTGCGGAACGTGCCGGAGATCAAGGACGTGGAGGTTGTCACCTCCCTGCTGCAACTGCATGGCGTGACCGTGGAGAAAGACCCCGTCAACGGCGATCTCACCCTGGATCCCAAGGCTGCAAAGACAGCTCCGAGCACCGCGATCGATGCCCATGCCGGGGACTCCCGGATTCCCATCCTGCTGTGCGGGCCGTTGATCCACGCGATCGGTGAAGCCTTTATTCCCGACCTGGGCGGCTGCAAGATCGGCGACCGTCCCATCGACTACCACCTCGATGTGCTGCGCCAGTTCGGCGCCGTCGTGGAGAAGCGCCCCGGCGGCATCCACATCTCGGCCCCCAAGGGCCTGCACGGGGCCAAGATCTCGCTGCCGTACCCGTCCGTGGGTGCCACCGAGCAGGTCCTGCTGAGCGCCACCCGCGCCGAAGGCATCACCGAGCTTTCGGGTGCCGCCACGGAGCCGGAAATCATCGACCTCATCGCCGTGCTGCAGAAGATGGGTGCCATCATCAGCGTGCAGACGGACCGCACCATCCGGATCGAGGGCGTCCGCGACCTCGGCGGCTATAACCACCGTGCGCTGTCGGACCGCAACGAATCGGCGTCCTGGGCTTCGGCCGCACTTGTGACCCGTGGCGACATCTTCGTTGAAGGCGCCTCGCAGCGCGACATGATGACGTTCCTGAACACCTACCGCAAGGTGGGCGGCGGAATGGACATCGGCGAGGACGGCATCCGGTTCTACCACAAGGGCGGAAAGCTGAACCCGCTGGTCCTGGAGACGGACGTCCACCCCGGCTTCATGACTGACTGGCAGCAGCCACTCGTTGTGGCGCTGACCCAGGCCGAAGGCGTATCGATCGTCCACGAAACGGTCTACGAAAACCGCTTCGGCTTCACCGACGCGCTCATCCGCATGGGCGCCAGCATCCAGGTGCACCGCGAGTGCCTGGGCAGCGTGCCCTGCCGCTTCGGCCAGCGCAACTTCCTGCACTCCGCAGTGATCTCCGGCCCCACCCAGCTCAAGGGAACCGACATCGACGTTCCGGACCTCCGCGGCGGATTCAGCCACCTGATTGCCGCCCTGGCCGCCGCGGGAACCTCGCGGGTGACCGGCATCGACATCATCAACCGGGGGTACGAGCGGTTCACGGAAAAGCTCGCCGGCCTCGGTGCCGACTTCGACATCACCACCACGAAGTAG
- the leuD gene encoding 3-isopropylmalate dehydratase small subunit, protein MEKFTKHTGIGVPLRQSNVDTDQIIPAVYLKRITRTGFEDALFSAWRKDPSFILNQEPFTAGSVLVAGPDFGTGSSREHAVWALKDYGFKAVLSSRFADIFRGNSGKQGLLAAQVAQDDIELIWKELENAPGTQVTVDLESKTVVCGNIVAPFDIDDYTRWRLLEGLDDIGLTLQHEADITAYEATRPAFKPKTLPAKLS, encoded by the coding sequence ATGGAAAAGTTCACCAAGCACACCGGCATCGGCGTCCCGCTGCGCCAGAGCAACGTCGACACCGACCAGATCATCCCCGCGGTTTACCTGAAGCGCATTACCCGCACCGGCTTCGAGGATGCGCTGTTCTCCGCCTGGCGCAAGGACCCCTCCTTCATCCTGAACCAGGAGCCTTTCACCGCAGGGTCGGTCCTGGTTGCCGGCCCCGATTTCGGTACCGGCTCCTCCCGCGAACACGCAGTGTGGGCACTGAAGGACTATGGCTTCAAGGCCGTGCTGTCCTCCCGCTTCGCCGACATCTTCCGCGGCAACTCGGGCAAGCAGGGGCTCCTGGCCGCCCAGGTGGCCCAGGATGACATCGAGCTCATTTGGAAGGAACTCGAGAACGCGCCGGGGACCCAGGTCACGGTGGACCTCGAGTCCAAGACCGTGGTCTGCGGCAACATCGTGGCGCCGTTCGACATCGATGACTACACCCGGTGGCGGCTCCTGGAAGGCCTGGACGACATCGGGCTGACCCTCCAGCACGAAGCCGACATCACCGCCTACGAAGCGACCCGTCCGGCCTTCAAGCCGAAGACCCTGCCGGCAAAGCTTTCCTGA
- the leuC gene encoding 3-isopropylmalate dehydratase large subunit: MAKTLAEKVWDAHVVRKGDGDGANAQPDLLYIDLHLVHEVTSPQAFEGLRLAGRKLRRPDLTIATEDHNTPTLDIDKPIADLTSRTQIQTLRNNCAEFGVRLHSLGDAEQGIVHVVGPQLGLTQPGMTVVCGDSHTSTHGAFGALAMGIGTSEVEHVMATQTLSLKPFKTMAINVEGTLRPGVTAKDIILAVIAKIGTGGGQGYVLEYRGSAIRALSMDARMTICNMSIEAGARAGMVAPDETTYEFMKGRPHAPQGAEWDAAVEYWNTLRTDDDATFDVQVDLDANTLEPFVTWGTNPGQGVSLSEAVPSPEDFGDENAKAAAERALQYMGLEAGTPMKDIRVDTVFLGSCTNSRMEDLRAAADIIRGRQKDPNIRMLVVPGSARVRLEAEAEGLDKVFKDFGAEWRFAGCSMCLGMNPDQLEAGERCASTSNRNFEGRQGKGGRTHLVSPVVAAATAVRGTLSSPSDLEPAPEPAAIRTDAA; this comes from the coding sequence ATGGCAAAGACATTGGCCGAGAAAGTCTGGGACGCACATGTGGTGCGCAAAGGTGACGGCGACGGTGCCAACGCCCAGCCAGACCTTCTGTACATCGACCTTCACCTGGTCCACGAAGTCACGTCCCCGCAGGCCTTCGAAGGCCTGCGGCTGGCCGGCCGCAAGCTGCGCCGGCCGGACCTGACCATTGCCACCGAGGACCACAACACCCCCACTCTGGACATCGACAAGCCGATTGCCGACCTGACCAGCCGCACCCAGATCCAGACCCTGCGCAACAACTGCGCGGAGTTCGGCGTCCGGCTGCACAGCCTGGGCGATGCGGAACAGGGCATCGTCCACGTGGTGGGCCCCCAGTTGGGCCTCACCCAGCCCGGCATGACGGTGGTCTGCGGCGACTCCCACACCTCCACCCATGGCGCCTTCGGTGCACTGGCCATGGGTATCGGAACCTCTGAGGTGGAGCACGTCATGGCCACCCAGACCCTGTCGCTGAAGCCGTTCAAGACCATGGCCATCAACGTTGAGGGCACACTGCGCCCCGGCGTGACTGCCAAGGACATCATCCTCGCCGTTATTGCCAAGATCGGCACAGGCGGCGGCCAGGGCTACGTCCTGGAGTACCGCGGCTCGGCCATCCGTGCCCTGTCCATGGACGCCCGGATGACCATCTGCAACATGTCCATCGAGGCCGGCGCCCGCGCCGGAATGGTGGCCCCGGACGAAACCACCTACGAATTCATGAAGGGCCGCCCGCATGCACCGCAGGGTGCCGAGTGGGATGCCGCCGTCGAGTACTGGAATACCTTGCGTACCGACGACGACGCCACCTTCGACGTCCAGGTTGACCTGGACGCCAACACGCTGGAGCCGTTCGTCACCTGGGGCACCAACCCCGGCCAGGGTGTGTCCCTGTCCGAGGCCGTTCCGTCGCCCGAGGACTTCGGCGATGAAAATGCCAAGGCGGCCGCGGAACGCGCCCTGCAGTACATGGGACTCGAAGCCGGCACGCCCATGAAGGACATCCGGGTGGACACGGTCTTCCTGGGTTCCTGCACCAACTCCAGGATGGAGGACCTGAGGGCCGCTGCGGACATCATCCGCGGACGCCAAAAGGACCCCAACATCCGGATGCTGGTAGTGCCGGGCTCCGCACGCGTCCGCCTGGAAGCCGAGGCCGAGGGCCTGGACAAGGTCTTCAAGGACTTCGGGGCCGAATGGCGTTTCGCGGGCTGCTCAATGTGCCTGGGCATGAACCCGGACCAGCTGGAGGCAGGGGAGCGCTGCGCTTCCACCTCCAACCGCAACTTCGAAGGACGCCAGGGCAAGGGCGGCCGCACGCACCTGGTCTCACCGGTGGTGGCAGCAGCCACGGCAGTGCGCGGCACGCTCAGCTCGCCGTCGGACCTTGAACCCGCTCCCGAACCCGCCGCCATCCGCACCGACGCAGCCTAG
- a CDS encoding IclR family transcriptional regulator, giving the protein MDNSSGVGVIDKAAQVLDALEAGPTTLAQLVAATGLARPTVHRLALALVHHRLVSRDIQGRFVLGSRLVELASAAGEDRLIASAGPVLMQLRDATGESAQIFRRQGGWRVCVASAERPIGLRDTIPVGTQLSMKAGSAAQVLLAWEDHDRLLEGLQSARFTPTVLAGVRRRGWGQSLGEREPGVASVSAPVRGPSGRVIAAVSISGPIERLTRQPGRLHAEVVCNAGRILTEALRKNND; this is encoded by the coding sequence ATGGACAATTCTAGTGGAGTCGGTGTCATTGACAAAGCGGCCCAGGTGCTCGATGCCCTTGAGGCCGGCCCCACCACGCTGGCGCAGCTGGTGGCCGCCACCGGCCTGGCCCGTCCCACTGTCCATCGCCTCGCTTTGGCACTGGTCCACCACCGGCTGGTCAGCCGCGACATCCAGGGCAGGTTCGTGCTTGGCAGCAGGCTCGTTGAGCTGGCCTCCGCCGCCGGCGAGGACCGCCTGATCGCTTCCGCAGGCCCTGTCCTGATGCAGCTGCGCGACGCCACCGGCGAAAGCGCGCAAATCTTCCGCAGGCAGGGTGGCTGGCGCGTCTGTGTCGCATCCGCCGAGCGCCCCATCGGCCTGCGCGACACCATTCCCGTCGGCACCCAATTGTCCATGAAGGCCGGCTCCGCCGCGCAGGTCCTGCTCGCCTGGGAGGACCACGACCGGCTCCTTGAGGGCCTGCAGTCCGCCCGTTTCACGCCCACCGTCCTGGCAGGAGTACGACGCCGGGGCTGGGGACAGAGCCTGGGCGAGCGCGAGCCGGGGGTCGCCTCCGTTTCGGCACCGGTGCGGGGGCCGTCCGGCAGGGTGATCGCCGCCGTCTCCATATCCGGCCCCATCGAGCGGCTGACCCGGCAGCCCGGGCGCCTGCACGCGGAAGTCGTCTGTAATGCCGGCCGCATTCTCACCGAAGCCCTGCGCAAGAACAACGATTAG
- a CDS encoding DUF1697 domain-containing protein has protein sequence MGSYAVFLRGINVGGINIKMADLRDALETCGFTDAKTLLASGNVVLSSPLDAAAVKQECEKCLRGAFGYEAWVVVLEAARVAQLVDDCPYPDDDRSTHTYITLSSDPSVLEELEAAGAALEGQEQRRLGPEALAWLAPADGTLDSPFSKVTAKAKFKAATTTRNLRTLIKVRDAAATLAAG, from the coding sequence ATGGGAAGCTATGCTGTGTTCCTCCGCGGCATCAACGTTGGCGGAATCAATATCAAAATGGCGGACCTGCGGGACGCCCTGGAGACTTGCGGTTTCACGGACGCAAAGACCCTGCTGGCCAGCGGAAACGTGGTGCTCAGCAGCCCGCTGGACGCAGCAGCCGTCAAACAGGAGTGCGAAAAGTGCCTCCGTGGCGCCTTCGGCTACGAAGCGTGGGTTGTGGTCCTGGAGGCTGCGCGGGTGGCCCAGCTGGTGGATGACTGCCCTTATCCGGATGACGACCGATCCACCCACACCTACATCACCTTGTCCTCAGATCCATCAGTCCTCGAGGAACTGGAGGCCGCCGGGGCGGCCCTGGAGGGCCAGGAGCAGCGGCGGCTGGGTCCGGAGGCGCTGGCCTGGCTGGCCCCCGCGGACGGAACCCTGGACAGCCCCTTCAGCAAGGTGACTGCCAAGGCCAAGTTCAAGGCCGCAACCACCACGCGCAACCTGCGCACCCTGATCAAGGTCCGCGATGCAGCGGCCACCCTCGCCGCAGGCTAG
- a CDS encoding GTPase, with protein MSRHSGARDSSRLDGRLQALEDARELGEGILPDQSLQEAFDVLERASSRRSLSGDHTVVGFFGATGSGKSSLFNAVSGGEIATAAARRPTTSEPLAGVWGAAGSEALLDWLEVGNRHHAAPVDGFADEQTGLILLDLPDFDSTHAANREIVQRMVGMVDVLVWVLDPQKYADAAVHNGFLAPHASHGAVMLVVLNQVDRLPERDVQPVLDSLRAILAGEGLGQVRVLASSAVTGAGIGEVRAAIRKVAVQRQAQSRRLEADISKAAEDLRGAAGDGEAAGVRNAARSRLAEELAVAANVPAVVRAVGQSYRLESVRRTGWPVTRWLSRFRADPLRRLNLRRDSPAGLNRTSLPPAGAPERARTDAAVRDFADTASEGAPGPWRAAIRGAARAGRERLPDALDQAIAGTDLGANRKAWWWGAFNVVQWLALLTVLGGLGWLGVLAGLAYLQLPVPEVPRVEGWPVPTLMIVFGLVLGIFLAITGRFIAGGAARARAAKARRRLNSAVAAAAEELVVAPVEEEIARLAAFNKALQKAGRP; from the coding sequence ATGAGCCGTCACAGCGGGGCGCGGGATTCCTCGAGGCTTGATGGCAGGCTGCAGGCGCTCGAGGATGCCCGCGAGCTGGGGGAGGGGATCCTGCCGGACCAGTCATTGCAGGAAGCATTCGACGTCCTGGAGCGGGCAAGTTCCCGCCGTTCATTGTCCGGGGACCATACCGTGGTGGGGTTTTTCGGGGCGACCGGCAGTGGCAAGTCCTCGCTCTTCAACGCGGTGAGCGGCGGGGAGATTGCGACGGCGGCGGCCCGGCGTCCGACGACGTCGGAACCTTTGGCGGGCGTTTGGGGAGCAGCAGGCAGCGAGGCCCTCCTCGACTGGCTGGAGGTGGGGAACCGGCATCATGCCGCGCCGGTGGACGGCTTCGCCGATGAGCAGACGGGGCTGATTCTGCTCGATCTTCCTGACTTTGACTCCACCCACGCCGCCAACCGCGAGATCGTGCAGCGGATGGTGGGGATGGTGGACGTCCTGGTGTGGGTGCTTGACCCGCAAAAGTACGCCGATGCCGCCGTCCACAACGGGTTCCTGGCGCCGCACGCCTCGCATGGGGCGGTCATGCTTGTGGTACTGAACCAGGTGGACCGGCTGCCCGAACGCGATGTGCAGCCGGTGCTCGACTCGCTGCGCGCAATCCTCGCAGGTGAAGGGCTGGGGCAGGTCCGCGTTCTGGCATCATCGGCAGTGACGGGGGCCGGTATTGGGGAAGTGCGTGCGGCGATTCGCAAGGTGGCTGTCCAGCGGCAGGCCCAGTCCCGGCGGCTGGAGGCGGACATCAGCAAGGCTGCGGAGGACCTGCGGGGCGCGGCCGGTGACGGCGAGGCCGCCGGCGTCCGGAACGCAGCCAGGTCCCGGCTCGCCGAGGAGTTGGCCGTGGCAGCGAACGTGCCTGCCGTGGTGCGGGCCGTGGGGCAGTCCTACCGGCTGGAGTCCGTCCGGCGCACCGGCTGGCCGGTGACCCGCTGGCTTTCCAGGTTCCGCGCAGACCCGCTGCGCCGCCTCAATCTGCGCAGGGATTCCCCTGCCGGGCTGAACCGAACCTCGCTGCCGCCGGCAGGCGCGCCGGAGCGGGCCCGGACGGATGCTGCCGTCCGGGACTTTGCGGATACAGCCAGCGAGGGAGCGCCGGGCCCATGGCGGGCGGCGATCCGGGGGGCTGCCAGGGCCGGCCGGGAACGGCTGCCGGATGCGCTGGACCAGGCCATCGCCGGGACGGATCTCGGGGCCAACCGCAAGGCGTGGTGGTGGGGCGCGTTCAATGTCGTGCAGTGGCTGGCGCTCCTGACGGTGCTCGGCGGCCTGGGCTGGCTTGGCGTCCTGGCCGGACTGGCCTACCTGCAGCTGCCGGTGCCGGAGGTGCCACGCGTTGAAGGCTGGCCGGTACCCACCCTGATGATCGTCTTCGGACTGGTGCTGGGGATCTTCCTGGCCATCACAGGCCGTTTCATTGCCGGCGGCGCGGCCAGGGCGCGGGCTGCAAAGGCGCGACGCCGGCTGAACAGTGCCGTGGCAGCCGCGGCGGAGGAACTGGTGGTGGCGCCGGTGGAGGAGGAGATTGCCAGGCTGGCAGCCTTCAACAAGGCGCTGCAGAAAGCAGGGCGGCCGTAG